In a single window of the Streptomyces sp. NBC_00353 genome:
- a CDS encoding glutamate ABC transporter substrate-binding protein — MTRTSSTRGRLRGWGGVTGMAVACAVTASLTLLPLSHGGSGPFGVGVSGPGTATAVPASAGDCTDPEASLQPSSADGPGIAKIKERGKLIAGVDQNSFRWGYRNPETGKLEGFDIDLVRAIAKNILGDPDKVIFRAIPTNQRIAALENDKVDVVVRTMTINCSRLKQVSFSTAYFQAGQQVLAPKNSPITGYDKSLAGKRVCTAEGSTAYEALEKQSFGARFKDRHDGTEADEDQLTVPNQLDCLVRLQMGEVDAVVTDNALAAGQAAQDPAVVLKGDKPFTTEYYGVATKRGANDLVARVNQVLVDYRKGGADSPWMVSYRKWLASGLPGISAPPAPKYRSN; from the coding sequence ATGACCAGGACGAGTTCCACCCGGGGCAGGCTGCGCGGCTGGGGCGGGGTGACGGGGATGGCCGTGGCCTGTGCGGTGACGGCGTCGCTCACCCTGCTGCCGCTCTCGCACGGCGGCTCCGGGCCGTTCGGCGTCGGTGTCTCCGGGCCGGGTACGGCCACGGCGGTGCCGGCCAGCGCCGGCGACTGCACGGACCCGGAGGCGAGCCTGCAGCCGTCGAGCGCCGACGGGCCGGGCATCGCGAAAATCAAGGAGCGCGGGAAGCTGATCGCCGGCGTCGACCAGAACAGCTTCCGCTGGGGCTACCGCAACCCGGAGACCGGGAAGCTCGAAGGGTTCGACATCGATCTGGTGCGGGCCATCGCGAAGAACATCCTGGGCGACCCGGACAAGGTGATCTTCCGGGCCATCCCCACCAACCAGCGCATCGCCGCCCTGGAGAACGACAAGGTCGACGTCGTCGTCCGGACGATGACGATCAACTGCAGCCGGCTGAAACAGGTCTCGTTCTCCACGGCCTACTTCCAGGCCGGTCAGCAGGTCCTCGCGCCGAAGAACTCGCCGATCACGGGGTACGACAAGTCCCTGGCCGGCAAGCGGGTCTGCACCGCCGAGGGTTCCACCGCGTACGAGGCACTGGAGAAGCAGTCGTTCGGCGCCAGGTTCAAGGACCGGCACGACGGCACCGAGGCGGACGAGGACCAGCTCACCGTCCCCAACCAGCTGGACTGCCTGGTCCGGCTGCAGATGGGTGAGGTCGACGCGGTGGTCACCGACAACGCCCTGGCGGCGGGCCAGGCCGCCCAGGACCCGGCCGTCGTCCTCAAGGGCGACAAGCCGTTCACCACCGAGTACTACGGCGTGGCCACGAAGCGCGGCGCGAACGACCTGGTGGCCCGGGTCAATCAGGTGCTGGTCGACTACCGCAAGGGAGGCGCCGACAGCCCCTGGATGGTGTCGTACCGGAAGTGGCTGGCGAGCGGACTGCCCGGGATATCGGCGCCGCCTGCGCCCAAGTACCGGAGCAACTAG
- a CDS encoding N-acetylglucosamine kinase, translated as MGVNAAVLAIDAGNSKTDVALIGPDGTVLSTARGGGFQPQAVSVEVAVDVLGATLDEALAKARGTGCPVDSVGHVSACLANADLPVEERELTEALRARGWGGTVEVRNDTFAILRAGVDEPRGVAVVCGAGINCVGMVPDGRTARFPAIGRISGDWGGGSGLAEEAMWFASRAEDGRGEPTDLVRTLPAHFGLDSMYALIEAVHLGHIEFERRHELTPVLFATGAAGDPVARALVHRLAEEVVAMASVALTRLGLLDEEAPVVLGGSVLAARHPQLDDAIAELLAVRAPKAVIRLVAEPPVLGAGLLGLDRTGAAPKVHNRLRAQYG; from the coding sequence GTGGGCGTGAACGCTGCGGTCCTCGCCATCGACGCGGGGAACAGCAAGACCGATGTGGCACTGATCGGACCGGACGGAACGGTGCTGAGCACGGCCCGCGGGGGCGGCTTCCAGCCGCAGGCCGTCTCCGTCGAGGTGGCAGTGGACGTCCTCGGCGCGACGCTCGACGAGGCACTGGCGAAAGCGCGTGGGACCGGCTGCCCCGTCGACTCCGTCGGCCATGTGTCTGCCTGTCTCGCCAATGCCGACCTCCCGGTCGAGGAGCGGGAGTTGACCGAGGCACTGCGGGCCCGTGGCTGGGGCGGCACGGTCGAGGTCCGCAATGACACCTTCGCGATCCTGCGCGCGGGCGTCGACGAGCCCCGGGGCGTGGCCGTCGTCTGCGGTGCGGGGATCAACTGTGTCGGCATGGTGCCGGACGGGCGGACCGCTCGCTTCCCCGCGATCGGCCGGATCTCCGGTGACTGGGGCGGCGGTTCGGGTCTCGCCGAGGAGGCCATGTGGTTCGCCTCGCGGGCCGAGGACGGGCGCGGTGAGCCGACGGATCTGGTCCGCACGCTCCCCGCCCACTTCGGGCTCGACTCGATGTACGCGCTGATCGAGGCGGTGCATCTGGGGCACATCGAATTCGAGCGCCGGCACGAGTTGACGCCGGTGCTGTTCGCGACCGGTGCGGCCGGGGACCCGGTGGCGCGTGCTCTGGTGCACCGGCTCGCGGAGGAGGTCGTCGCGATGGCGTCGGTCGCGCTGACCCGCCTCGGGCTGCTGGACGAGGAGGCACCGGTGGTGCTGGGCGGCAGCGTGCTGGCGGCCCGTCACCCGCAGCTGGACGACGCGATCGCCGAACTCCTCGCGGTACGTGCACCGAAGGCGGTGATCCGGTTGGTGGCGGAGCCGCCGGTGCTGGGCGCCGGGCTGCTGGGACTGGACCGCACGGGGGCGGCGCCGAAGGTGCACAACAGGCTCCGCGCGCAGTACGGCTGA